The stretch of DNA GCGTTTACACCGAAAGCTTTACCGCCATATTCTTTAGCGACATTCACGTAGACCCGCTGTTCAAGGCCCAAAAGCTTGAACGCCTTATTGCACAAGTCGATTCCATCAAGCCCGACTACTTGTTATTCGGCGGTGACCTCGCAGATATTACCACCGAAAAGATGGACCACGCGGGTTACGATAGTTTGTTCAAAAAACTGACCGCCGGAGCGAAAGTGGCGGCAGTTGCCATCAACGGAAATCACGAAGCGTTCATGGCGAACTCGGACAACAGCCCCGAAGAATGGATGCGCAAGGTAGGCTTCGTGGTGCTCGACGATTCTACCGCATGCCTGGGCGGCGTCTGCTTTACGGGCCGCACCGACTTTACGGTTGCCCGCAGCAGGGACACCGAACGCAAACCGCTTAGCGAACTCATTCCCGATTCTATAAAGATCGTGGAACACCCCAAGGATTCTACGGACTCGCTCGCCGACACCACTAAGGTAGCCGACTCTCAAGCGAGCGCAGCCACCGTGCAAGATTCAACCGCAGATTCGGCAGTTGTCGCTACCGTTACTTACGACACAATTCCACTTTACCGCCCGTGGATTCTCTTGGACCACCAGCCCAAGGGAATCGAAAAAACTCACGCCGGAAGGCTCCCGGACTTTGCGCTTTCGGGCCACACCCATGACGGGCAATTCTTCCCCATTACCTTCATTATCGACTACGTGTGGAAACTCGCCTACGGCAAGGGCGCGCTCAGCGGCGTGCTCTGGCTCGTGAGCTCCGGCTTCGATTGCTGGGGCCCGCCCGTCCGCTTAGGGAGCGATTCCGAAATCTGGGTCATCAAATTCAAGGCGAAAAACCAAGAAAATCAGTAAAAACTTCAAAAGCGCCAAACAAGGCGCTTTTTGATATTAAAAGAATTGTGACGATTGATTATTAGAATGGCACGATTAAAAAAGTTGTTAGCACATTTTTTTCATTCTTTAATCCTTGATACAACGAATGCTATGGCGAGCAGCATTAAAAAAAACTCCCATTTTTCCCTATATCAATCTCTAATGCATCGAATTGTGTAGTAACTGCCACCACTATAGAAATATCCTATCTTTCTACCAAACGAGACAATATAATTACCCGTTTCATATATCGCTGTAGCGGAAAGAAAAAATGCAGAATTTTCCTCTCCCGAGCTTTCATAAGAAAAGTATCCTGCAGGTAACACGGAAAAGCCACATGCATCTATTCCCGCTCCCCAGTTGCTATTTTCCCAACCATTTTCGGACTTTAATCTTGATGCAACAGCCATTGAATCAGTTCCACCCATATACGACTGCAAAAGTTCCCATTCAGCCAATTTAGGCA from uncultured Fibrobacter sp. encodes:
- a CDS encoding metallophosphoesterase; amino-acid sequence: MIAFLFILLIGLALIYINVSSVAKDKTGKIIGAAVLFVLFLGMFLRSTLIGSLIVTFFAVWLPNSLILYIPWTLYRIGYYFTQPHHLSRHLVRRVSRYLLGITCAFTFIFIGYGMQHNDEYKTNLLTIDLPGVYTESFTAIFFSDIHVDPLFKAQKLERLIAQVDSIKPDYLLFGGDLADITTEKMDHAGYDSLFKKLTAGAKVAAVAINGNHEAFMANSDNSPEEWMRKVGFVVLDDSTACLGGVCFTGRTDFTVARSRDTERKPLSELIPDSIKIVEHPKDSTDSLADTTKVADSQASAATVQDSTADSAVVATVTYDTIPLYRPWILLDHQPKGIEKTHAGRLPDFALSGHTHDGQFFPITFIIDYVWKLAYGKGALSGVLWLVSSGFDCWGPPVRLGSDSEIWVIKFKAKNQENQ
- a CDS encoding FISUMP domain-containing protein, whose amino-acid sequence is PNRGTFVDERDGQEYKYTTIGDQVWMAENLNYNAVGSICQGKDESKCELYGRLYRYTWQDRNTGRDTINWDFIDSVCPPGWHLPKLAEWELLQSYMGGTDSMAVASRLKSENGWENSNWGAGIDACGFSVLPAGYFSYESSGEENSAFFLSATAIYETGNYIVSFGRKIGYFYSGGSYYTIRCIRD